In the genome of Etheostoma cragini isolate CJK2018 unplaced genomic scaffold, CSU_Ecrag_1.0 ScbMSFa_3374, whole genome shotgun sequence, the window ctgcctcccggacccaaactggaacctggttccacaggagaggggcctgatagctgaacgctctggtccctggacccagactggaacctggttccacaggagaggggcctgatagctgaacgctctggctcccgttctacttttagagactctaggaaccaccagtaatcctgcattctgggagcgtagtgctcttgtagggttgtaaggtacatgagctctttaagataagatggagcctgaccatgaagagctttgtaggtgagaagaaggattttaaattctattctagatTAGCTAGAATTTAAAGAATTAAGCTAGAGGTAGTGACTGTGAGTTAGAGGTCGTgaccccttcttcttcttctctcctcaggGTCGATCTACGGCTTCAACGTGGCGGCCAGCCGGCCGGTGCAGCAGCTGGCCGGTCGCCATGGCGTCCCGCTGCGTCTGCACAGCATCATCTACAAGATGGTGGACGAGCTGAAGGCGGAGCTGAGCAGCCGCCTCCCCCCCCTGCTCTCGGAGAACCTCGTCGGTGAGAAGCTGGGGGCTCATTATTGTGACACaataatttgcataaagcttagtggtANNNNNNNNNNNNNNNNNNNNNNNNNNNNNNNNNNNNNNNNNNNNNNNNNNNNNNNNNNNNNNNNNNNNNNNNNNNNNNNNNNNNNNNNNNNNNNNNNNNNNNNNNNNNNNNNNNNNNNNNNNNNNtgtgtgtgtgtgtgtgtgtgtgtgtgtgtgtgtgtgtgtgtgtgtgtgtgtgtgtgtgtgtgtgtgtgtgttatattagAACATAAGATATGAATCTGTTTCTCCTGCGTCTCAGGGGAGGCGACGGTTCTCGCCATGTTCGACGTCTCCGTGGGGAAGAAGAAGGTTCCTGTTGCCGGCTGTCGGGTCCAGAAGGGTCAGCTGGACCGCCGCCTCCGGTTCAGACTGATCCGGGGCCCAGACACCATCTGGGAGGGTGAGTTCAATCAGAGCCTCCAGGTTCCACTAACTGTCCCTGCAGGTTCCCCAAACGTTCTCTAACATTCCCCTAATGTTCTCTAATGCCCCTGTaggttcccctaacgttctcttACGCCCCTGCAGATTCCCTCAACGTTCtctaacgttcccctaacgttcctgcaggttcccctaacgttctctaacgCCCCTGCAGGTTCCCCAACCCCCCTgcaggggttagggttagattcCCTCAACGTTCTCTAATGTTCTCCTAACGTTCCTGACGGGTCCcgtaacgttcccctaatgttcTCCTAACGTTCTCCTAACATTCCTGCAggttcccctaacgttcccctaatgttcTCCT includes:
- the LOC117940814 gene encoding translation initiation factor IF-2, mitochondrial-like, whose protein sequence is MVDELKAELSSRLPPLLSENLVGEATVLAMFDVSVGKKKVPVAGCRVQKGQLDRRLRFRLIRGPDTIWEGSLAALKHHRDDVQTVKAGMDCGLSADGGVDFRPGDVIVCYEEREDPQVTSWDPGF